The following are from one region of the Ictalurus furcatus strain D&B chromosome 11, Billie_1.0, whole genome shotgun sequence genome:
- the LOC128614994 gene encoding polymeric immunoglobulin receptor-like: MKILLIFTLCLISDGGDAKKVTGYSGGGVLIKYKYDTKFTQNQKYFCKGSGPYCSDQIKTGAKNEWINSGRFSLFDDTKSAVFSVMIRELTVQDTGMYYCGVYRDSWMDIYTTVDLKVKKGSLVSRKVTAYAGTRSNIKCSYDDEYKKKPKAFCKIKTHQWCFNQISTEPNRLWSHNGRFSIHDNRSAGFFSVFIRELITEDTGTYACAVVVSNETEFYTVLTLNVTQDLSSEKSISKTVHVGGDLTVSCKYPESHRNDNKFLCKRPALAACLYSATVKESRKHVNNGKFSLYDDRETQMLTVSIRSVTEQDSGEYWCGAEAAWKSEHGYKVYFTQIDLTVTGEFV, translated from the exons ATGaagatcctcctcatcttcacccTCTGTCTGATCTCAG ATGGAGGAGACGCCAAGAAAGTAACAGGATattcaggaggaggagtcctTATCAAGTACAAGTATGATACAAAATTCacacaaaaccaaaaatatttctgtaaggGTTCAGGGCCATACTGTTCTGACCAAATAAAGACAGGAGCTAAAAACGAGTGGATAAATTCAGGAAGATTCTCACTGTTTGATGACACCAAATCAGCAGTGTTCAGTGTGATGATCAGAGAGCTCACTGTACAGGACACGGGGATGTACTACTGTGGAGTTTATAGAGATTCATGGATGGACATTTACACAACAGTGGACCTGAAGGTAAAGAAAG GGTCCTTGGTCTCTAGAAAAGTGACTGCATATGCCGGGACAAGAAGCAACATCAAGTGTAGCTATGACGATGAGTACAAAAAGAAACctaaagctttctgtaagatCAAAACACATCAGTGGTGTTTTAATCAAATAAGTACAGAACCAAACAGGTTATGGTCACATAATGGCAGATTCTCAATTCATGACAACAGAAGTGCAGGattcttcagtgtgtttatcaGAGAGCTGATTACGGAGGACACGGGAACATACGCGTGTGCTGTTGTTGTGTCTAATGAAACGGAGTTCTACACTGTACTGACGCTGAACGTAACACAAG ATCTGTCCAGTGAGAAGTCCATCAGTAAGACTGTCCATGTAGGAGGAGATTTGACTGTCAGTTGTAAATACCCAGAATCCCACAGGAATGACAATAAGTTTCTCTGCAAAAGGCCTGCACTTGCTGCTTGTCTTTATAGTGCAACTGTTAAAGAAAGTagaaaacatgtaaataatgGGAAATTCTCCTTGTATGATGACAGAGAAACACAAATGTTGACTGTGAGTATTAGAAGTGTAACTGAGCAGGACTCTGGTGAATACTGGTGTGGAGCTGAAGCAGCCTGGAAATCTGAGCATGGATACAAGGTTTATTTCACACAGATCGACCTGACAGTTACTGGTGAGTTTGTATGA